In the genome of Ananas comosus cultivar F153 linkage group 11, ASM154086v1, whole genome shotgun sequence, one region contains:
- the LOC109716909 gene encoding membrane-bound transcription factor site-2 protease homolog isoform X3, with amino-acid sequence MARGRTRRRGRAQSLLPSSAIHHHVNSISCWYCDFKIYALNNSLFYVGYRYARCYFGIWLVLFISTVYHLGLKTFCEGLQIEYIAIFLAILFPGALIALNYDQLQTLPPFAALRIYCAGVWHNAVFCAVCALALFLLPLVLSPLYTHGEGPIVLGIPHTSPLSGYLSLHDVIVSVDGTNITNPDDWMKMMAKANSQIILGSPPLENSQSYKAIKEEKGYCVPNSWIEASKIIQEVNDNFSCPDDFVPFVQNSCINSSLSDGSNLREETEHKHCLIAKDVIKLKKCGNGWQIIGTDGNSCICSEQESCMTPVQIPGMTWVEVSYKSPYSPNCLQLTRNLSSKDSVNLNLESNPCDGTFVFIGDVVSVARSIQLSSYQPRWAWIIWSIHIPHILEKVLVCMLHMSAALGLINCLPVYFLDGESILETSICYITWLTRRQRHKVLSICLFGGTVLSIITFAKMLYSLIVLQ; translated from the exons ATGGCGCGGGGGCGCACGAGGCGGCGAGGACGAGCACAATCCCTTTTACCCTCAAGCGCGATTCACCACCACGTCAATTCCATTTCATGTTG GTATTGCGACTTCAAAATTTACGCCTTGAACAACTCTCTGTTCTATGTCGGATATCGATATGCACG ATGCTACTTTGGGATTTGGCTGGTGCTTTTCATTTCCACGGTGTATCATTTGGGCTTGAAAACATTTTG TGAAGGCCTGCAAATTGAGTACATTGCCATATTCCTAGCCATCCTGTTTCCTGGTGCGTTGATTGCTTTGAACTATGATCAGCTACAAACTTTACCTCCTTTTGCTGCCCTGCGGATTTATTGTGCTGGTGTTTGGCATAATGCTGTG TTTTGTGCAGTTTGCGCACTGGCATTGTTCTTACTTCCTCTTGTCTTATCTCCTCTCTATACGCACGGGGAAGGCCCTATA GTTTTGGGGATCCCACATACCTCTCCTTTGTCTGGATACTTGTCACTCCACGATGTTATTGTTTCAGTGGATGGGACAAACATCACAAATCCTGATGATTGGATGAAAATGATGGCTAAAGCtaattcacaaataattctTGGATCTCCTCCCCTTGAAAACTCCCAAAGCTATAAGGCCATTAAGGAAGAAAAAGGGTATTGTGTCCCTAACTCATGGATAGAGGCAAGCAAGATTATTCAGGAAGTAAATGACAACTTCTCATGTCCCGATGATTTCGTGCCATTTGTGCAGAACTCCTGCATTAATTCGAGCCTTTCAGATGGAAGCAATTTAAGAGAGGAAACCGAACATAAACATTGTTTGATTGCTAAAGATGTAATCAAGCTTAAAAAATGTGGGAATGGATGGCAAATTATTGGAACTGATGGAAACAGCTGTATATGTTCAGAG CAAGAATCATGCATGACACCGGTTCAGATCCCTGGCATGACATGGGTCGAGGTCTCTTATAAAAGCCCGTATTCTCCCAACTGCTTGCAGCTTACAAGAAATCTATCGTCAAAAGATTCTGTGAATCTGAATCTCGAATCAAATCCTTGTGACGGGACCTTTGTTTTTATCGGTGATGTGGTCTCTGTGGCACGTTCTATTCAGTTATCATCATATCAGCCTCGATGGGCGTGGATTATTTGGAGTATACATATTCCACATATCTTGGAGAAGGTTTTAGTTTGTATGCTGCACATGTCCGCAGCTTTGGGTTTAATAAATTGTTTGCCG GTATATTTCCTGGACGGCGAGTCAATCTTAGAGACTAGCATTTGCTACATCACTTGGCTTACTCGAAGGCAGCGGCATAAAGTCCTCTCAATTTGCCTGTTTGGTGGAACTGTCCTATCAATCATTACCTTCGCTAAGATGCTTTATTCATTGATAGTTTTACAATAA
- the LOC109716909 gene encoding membrane-bound transcription factor site-2 protease homolog isoform X1, with translation MARGRTRRRGRAQSLLPSSAIHHHVNSISCWYCDFKIYALNNSLFYVGYRYARYLKVWFSLGVFFVLAALIGVSMMLLWDLAGAFHFHGVSFGLENILASGLSISVTDAAVVIVSTFISVAFHEFGHAVASASEGLQIEYIAIFLAILFPGALIALNYDQLQTLPPFAALRIYCAGVWHNAVFCAVCALALFLLPLVLSPLYTHGEGPIVLGIPHTSPLSGYLSLHDVIVSVDGTNITNPDDWMKMMAKANSQIILGSPPLENSQSYKAIKEEKGYCVPNSWIEASKIIQEVNDNFSCPDDFVPFVQNSCINSSLSDGSNLREETEHKHCLIAKDVIKLKKCGNGWQIIGTDGNSCICSEQESCMTPVQIPGMTWVEVSYKSPYSPNCLQLTRNLSSKDSVNLNLESNPCDGTFVFIGDVVSVARSIQLSSYQPRWAWIIWSIHIPHILEKVLVCMLHMSAALGLINCLPVYFLDGESILETSICYITWLTRRQRHKVLSICLFGGTVLSIITFAKMLYSLIVLQ, from the exons ATGGCGCGGGGGCGCACGAGGCGGCGAGGACGAGCACAATCCCTTTTACCCTCAAGCGCGATTCACCACCACGTCAATTCCATTTCATGTTG GTATTGCGACTTCAAAATTTACGCCTTGAACAACTCTCTGTTCTATGTCGGATATCGATATGCACG CTATCTAAAAGTGTGGTTTTCTCTCGGGGTCTTCTTTGTTCTTGCTGCCTTAATTGGAGTTTCAATG ATGCTACTTTGGGATTTGGCTGGTGCTTTTCATTTCCACGGTGTATCATTTGGGCTTGAAAACATTTTG GCTTCTGGCCTAAGCATATCAGTTACGGATGCTGCCGTTGTGATAGTTTCAACATTTATCTCTGTCGCTTTTCATGAATTTGGGCACGCTGTTGCTTCTGCAAg TGAAGGCCTGCAAATTGAGTACATTGCCATATTCCTAGCCATCCTGTTTCCTGGTGCGTTGATTGCTTTGAACTATGATCAGCTACAAACTTTACCTCCTTTTGCTGCCCTGCGGATTTATTGTGCTGGTGTTTGGCATAATGCTGTG TTTTGTGCAGTTTGCGCACTGGCATTGTTCTTACTTCCTCTTGTCTTATCTCCTCTCTATACGCACGGGGAAGGCCCTATA GTTTTGGGGATCCCACATACCTCTCCTTTGTCTGGATACTTGTCACTCCACGATGTTATTGTTTCAGTGGATGGGACAAACATCACAAATCCTGATGATTGGATGAAAATGATGGCTAAAGCtaattcacaaataattctTGGATCTCCTCCCCTTGAAAACTCCCAAAGCTATAAGGCCATTAAGGAAGAAAAAGGGTATTGTGTCCCTAACTCATGGATAGAGGCAAGCAAGATTATTCAGGAAGTAAATGACAACTTCTCATGTCCCGATGATTTCGTGCCATTTGTGCAGAACTCCTGCATTAATTCGAGCCTTTCAGATGGAAGCAATTTAAGAGAGGAAACCGAACATAAACATTGTTTGATTGCTAAAGATGTAATCAAGCTTAAAAAATGTGGGAATGGATGGCAAATTATTGGAACTGATGGAAACAGCTGTATATGTTCAGAG CAAGAATCATGCATGACACCGGTTCAGATCCCTGGCATGACATGGGTCGAGGTCTCTTATAAAAGCCCGTATTCTCCCAACTGCTTGCAGCTTACAAGAAATCTATCGTCAAAAGATTCTGTGAATCTGAATCTCGAATCAAATCCTTGTGACGGGACCTTTGTTTTTATCGGTGATGTGGTCTCTGTGGCACGTTCTATTCAGTTATCATCATATCAGCCTCGATGGGCGTGGATTATTTGGAGTATACATATTCCACATATCTTGGAGAAGGTTTTAGTTTGTATGCTGCACATGTCCGCAGCTTTGGGTTTAATAAATTGTTTGCCG GTATATTTCCTGGACGGCGAGTCAATCTTAGAGACTAGCATTTGCTACATCACTTGGCTTACTCGAAGGCAGCGGCATAAAGTCCTCTCAATTTGCCTGTTTGGTGGAACTGTCCTATCAATCATTACCTTCGCTAAGATGCTTTATTCATTGATAGTTTTACAATAA
- the LOC109716909 gene encoding membrane-bound transcription factor site-2 protease homolog isoform X2: MYCDFKIYALNNSLFYVGYRYARYLKVWFSLGVFFVLAALIGVSMMLLWDLAGAFHFHGVSFGLENILASGLSISVTDAAVVIVSTFISVAFHEFGHAVASASEGLQIEYIAIFLAILFPGALIALNYDQLQTLPPFAALRIYCAGVWHNAVFCAVCALALFLLPLVLSPLYTHGEGPIVLGIPHTSPLSGYLSLHDVIVSVDGTNITNPDDWMKMMAKANSQIILGSPPLENSQSYKAIKEEKGYCVPNSWIEASKIIQEVNDNFSCPDDFVPFVQNSCINSSLSDGSNLREETEHKHCLIAKDVIKLKKCGNGWQIIGTDGNSCICSEQESCMTPVQIPGMTWVEVSYKSPYSPNCLQLTRNLSSKDSVNLNLESNPCDGTFVFIGDVVSVARSIQLSSYQPRWAWIIWSIHIPHILEKVLVCMLHMSAALGLINCLPVYFLDGESILETSICYITWLTRRQRHKVLSICLFGGTVLSIITFAKMLYSLIVLQ; this comes from the exons AT GTATTGCGACTTCAAAATTTACGCCTTGAACAACTCTCTGTTCTATGTCGGATATCGATATGCACG CTATCTAAAAGTGTGGTTTTCTCTCGGGGTCTTCTTTGTTCTTGCTGCCTTAATTGGAGTTTCAATG ATGCTACTTTGGGATTTGGCTGGTGCTTTTCATTTCCACGGTGTATCATTTGGGCTTGAAAACATTTTG GCTTCTGGCCTAAGCATATCAGTTACGGATGCTGCCGTTGTGATAGTTTCAACATTTATCTCTGTCGCTTTTCATGAATTTGGGCACGCTGTTGCTTCTGCAAg TGAAGGCCTGCAAATTGAGTACATTGCCATATTCCTAGCCATCCTGTTTCCTGGTGCGTTGATTGCTTTGAACTATGATCAGCTACAAACTTTACCTCCTTTTGCTGCCCTGCGGATTTATTGTGCTGGTGTTTGGCATAATGCTGTG TTTTGTGCAGTTTGCGCACTGGCATTGTTCTTACTTCCTCTTGTCTTATCTCCTCTCTATACGCACGGGGAAGGCCCTATA GTTTTGGGGATCCCACATACCTCTCCTTTGTCTGGATACTTGTCACTCCACGATGTTATTGTTTCAGTGGATGGGACAAACATCACAAATCCTGATGATTGGATGAAAATGATGGCTAAAGCtaattcacaaataattctTGGATCTCCTCCCCTTGAAAACTCCCAAAGCTATAAGGCCATTAAGGAAGAAAAAGGGTATTGTGTCCCTAACTCATGGATAGAGGCAAGCAAGATTATTCAGGAAGTAAATGACAACTTCTCATGTCCCGATGATTTCGTGCCATTTGTGCAGAACTCCTGCATTAATTCGAGCCTTTCAGATGGAAGCAATTTAAGAGAGGAAACCGAACATAAACATTGTTTGATTGCTAAAGATGTAATCAAGCTTAAAAAATGTGGGAATGGATGGCAAATTATTGGAACTGATGGAAACAGCTGTATATGTTCAGAG CAAGAATCATGCATGACACCGGTTCAGATCCCTGGCATGACATGGGTCGAGGTCTCTTATAAAAGCCCGTATTCTCCCAACTGCTTGCAGCTTACAAGAAATCTATCGTCAAAAGATTCTGTGAATCTGAATCTCGAATCAAATCCTTGTGACGGGACCTTTGTTTTTATCGGTGATGTGGTCTCTGTGGCACGTTCTATTCAGTTATCATCATATCAGCCTCGATGGGCGTGGATTATTTGGAGTATACATATTCCACATATCTTGGAGAAGGTTTTAGTTTGTATGCTGCACATGTCCGCAGCTTTGGGTTTAATAAATTGTTTGCCG GTATATTTCCTGGACGGCGAGTCAATCTTAGAGACTAGCATTTGCTACATCACTTGGCTTACTCGAAGGCAGCGGCATAAAGTCCTCTCAATTTGCCTGTTTGGTGGAACTGTCCTATCAATCATTACCTTCGCTAAGATGCTTTATTCATTGATAGTTTTACAATAA
- the LOC109716909 gene encoding membrane-bound transcription factor site-2 protease homolog isoform X5, whose product MLLWDLAGAFHFHGVSFGLENILASGLSISVTDAAVVIVSTFISVAFHEFGHAVASASEGLQIEYIAIFLAILFPGALIALNYDQLQTLPPFAALRIYCAGVWHNAVFCAVCALALFLLPLVLSPLYTHGEGPIVLGIPHTSPLSGYLSLHDVIVSVDGTNITNPDDWMKMMAKANSQIILGSPPLENSQSYKAIKEEKGYCVPNSWIEASKIIQEVNDNFSCPDDFVPFVQNSCINSSLSDGSNLREETEHKHCLIAKDVIKLKKCGNGWQIIGTDGNSCICSEQESCMTPVQIPGMTWVEVSYKSPYSPNCLQLTRNLSSKDSVNLNLESNPCDGTFVFIGDVVSVARSIQLSSYQPRWAWIIWSIHIPHILEKVLVCMLHMSAALGLINCLPVYFLDGESILETSICYITWLTRRQRHKVLSICLFGGTVLSIITFAKMLYSLIVLQ is encoded by the exons ATGCTACTTTGGGATTTGGCTGGTGCTTTTCATTTCCACGGTGTATCATTTGGGCTTGAAAACATTTTG GCTTCTGGCCTAAGCATATCAGTTACGGATGCTGCCGTTGTGATAGTTTCAACATTTATCTCTGTCGCTTTTCATGAATTTGGGCACGCTGTTGCTTCTGCAAg TGAAGGCCTGCAAATTGAGTACATTGCCATATTCCTAGCCATCCTGTTTCCTGGTGCGTTGATTGCTTTGAACTATGATCAGCTACAAACTTTACCTCCTTTTGCTGCCCTGCGGATTTATTGTGCTGGTGTTTGGCATAATGCTGTG TTTTGTGCAGTTTGCGCACTGGCATTGTTCTTACTTCCTCTTGTCTTATCTCCTCTCTATACGCACGGGGAAGGCCCTATA GTTTTGGGGATCCCACATACCTCTCCTTTGTCTGGATACTTGTCACTCCACGATGTTATTGTTTCAGTGGATGGGACAAACATCACAAATCCTGATGATTGGATGAAAATGATGGCTAAAGCtaattcacaaataattctTGGATCTCCTCCCCTTGAAAACTCCCAAAGCTATAAGGCCATTAAGGAAGAAAAAGGGTATTGTGTCCCTAACTCATGGATAGAGGCAAGCAAGATTATTCAGGAAGTAAATGACAACTTCTCATGTCCCGATGATTTCGTGCCATTTGTGCAGAACTCCTGCATTAATTCGAGCCTTTCAGATGGAAGCAATTTAAGAGAGGAAACCGAACATAAACATTGTTTGATTGCTAAAGATGTAATCAAGCTTAAAAAATGTGGGAATGGATGGCAAATTATTGGAACTGATGGAAACAGCTGTATATGTTCAGAG CAAGAATCATGCATGACACCGGTTCAGATCCCTGGCATGACATGGGTCGAGGTCTCTTATAAAAGCCCGTATTCTCCCAACTGCTTGCAGCTTACAAGAAATCTATCGTCAAAAGATTCTGTGAATCTGAATCTCGAATCAAATCCTTGTGACGGGACCTTTGTTTTTATCGGTGATGTGGTCTCTGTGGCACGTTCTATTCAGTTATCATCATATCAGCCTCGATGGGCGTGGATTATTTGGAGTATACATATTCCACATATCTTGGAGAAGGTTTTAGTTTGTATGCTGCACATGTCCGCAGCTTTGGGTTTAATAAATTGTTTGCCG GTATATTTCCTGGACGGCGAGTCAATCTTAGAGACTAGCATTTGCTACATCACTTGGCTTACTCGAAGGCAGCGGCATAAAGTCCTCTCAATTTGCCTGTTTGGTGGAACTGTCCTATCAATCATTACCTTCGCTAAGATGCTTTATTCATTGATAGTTTTACAATAA
- the LOC109716909 gene encoding membrane-bound transcription factor site-2 protease homolog isoform X4 codes for MMLLWDLAGAFHFHGVSFGLENILASGLSISVTDAAVVIVSTFISVAFHEFGHAVASASEGLQIEYIAIFLAILFPGALIALNYDQLQTLPPFAALRIYCAGVWHNAVFCAVCALALFLLPLVLSPLYTHGEGPIVLGIPHTSPLSGYLSLHDVIVSVDGTNITNPDDWMKMMAKANSQIILGSPPLENSQSYKAIKEEKGYCVPNSWIEASKIIQEVNDNFSCPDDFVPFVQNSCINSSLSDGSNLREETEHKHCLIAKDVIKLKKCGNGWQIIGTDGNSCICSEQESCMTPVQIPGMTWVEVSYKSPYSPNCLQLTRNLSSKDSVNLNLESNPCDGTFVFIGDVVSVARSIQLSSYQPRWAWIIWSIHIPHILEKVLVCMLHMSAALGLINCLPVYFLDGESILETSICYITWLTRRQRHKVLSICLFGGTVLSIITFAKMLYSLIVLQ; via the exons ATG ATGCTACTTTGGGATTTGGCTGGTGCTTTTCATTTCCACGGTGTATCATTTGGGCTTGAAAACATTTTG GCTTCTGGCCTAAGCATATCAGTTACGGATGCTGCCGTTGTGATAGTTTCAACATTTATCTCTGTCGCTTTTCATGAATTTGGGCACGCTGTTGCTTCTGCAAg TGAAGGCCTGCAAATTGAGTACATTGCCATATTCCTAGCCATCCTGTTTCCTGGTGCGTTGATTGCTTTGAACTATGATCAGCTACAAACTTTACCTCCTTTTGCTGCCCTGCGGATTTATTGTGCTGGTGTTTGGCATAATGCTGTG TTTTGTGCAGTTTGCGCACTGGCATTGTTCTTACTTCCTCTTGTCTTATCTCCTCTCTATACGCACGGGGAAGGCCCTATA GTTTTGGGGATCCCACATACCTCTCCTTTGTCTGGATACTTGTCACTCCACGATGTTATTGTTTCAGTGGATGGGACAAACATCACAAATCCTGATGATTGGATGAAAATGATGGCTAAAGCtaattcacaaataattctTGGATCTCCTCCCCTTGAAAACTCCCAAAGCTATAAGGCCATTAAGGAAGAAAAAGGGTATTGTGTCCCTAACTCATGGATAGAGGCAAGCAAGATTATTCAGGAAGTAAATGACAACTTCTCATGTCCCGATGATTTCGTGCCATTTGTGCAGAACTCCTGCATTAATTCGAGCCTTTCAGATGGAAGCAATTTAAGAGAGGAAACCGAACATAAACATTGTTTGATTGCTAAAGATGTAATCAAGCTTAAAAAATGTGGGAATGGATGGCAAATTATTGGAACTGATGGAAACAGCTGTATATGTTCAGAG CAAGAATCATGCATGACACCGGTTCAGATCCCTGGCATGACATGGGTCGAGGTCTCTTATAAAAGCCCGTATTCTCCCAACTGCTTGCAGCTTACAAGAAATCTATCGTCAAAAGATTCTGTGAATCTGAATCTCGAATCAAATCCTTGTGACGGGACCTTTGTTTTTATCGGTGATGTGGTCTCTGTGGCACGTTCTATTCAGTTATCATCATATCAGCCTCGATGGGCGTGGATTATTTGGAGTATACATATTCCACATATCTTGGAGAAGGTTTTAGTTTGTATGCTGCACATGTCCGCAGCTTTGGGTTTAATAAATTGTTTGCCG GTATATTTCCTGGACGGCGAGTCAATCTTAGAGACTAGCATTTGCTACATCACTTGGCTTACTCGAAGGCAGCGGCATAAAGTCCTCTCAATTTGCCTGTTTGGTGGAACTGTCCTATCAATCATTACCTTCGCTAAGATGCTTTATTCATTGATAGTTTTACAATAA
- the LOC109716910 gene encoding actin-related protein 2/3 complex subunit 2A, with the protein MILLQSPSRFLLQILQDRVLSPDKGVDIDCQTVEFDDVRYHIQFSTRNPKVMVLSVALPVPPPEAVLYDGLPFGAIEAIKMAYGQAVQILDPPKDGFDLTMKINLKKLPSDEEQRNALLVKIASVREVVLGAPLKVLLKYLATKTVAPDVDQLVALVHRPNESFFLVPQADKVTVVYPMRFQDSTDIVLATSFLQEFVEARRTAALNNAPSCMWSAAPPLELTGAPPETLTANAGFVTFVVFPRHVEGKKLDKTVWSLLTFHAYVSYHVKCSEGFMHTRMRRRVESLIQALDRAKPDAEKKKFVQGKSFKKLSLKETSYT; encoded by the exons ATGATTCTGCTTCAGTCGCCATCGAGGTTTTTGCTTCAGATCTTACAAGATCGCGTGCTTAG TCCTGACAAGGGAGTGGACATCGATTGCCAAACGGTGGAATTTGATGATGTTCGCTATCACATTCAG TTCTCTACGAGGAATCCAAAGGTGATGGTGTTGTCGGTTGCATTGCCGGTCCCACCTCCAGAGGCTGTACTCTATGACGGGCTTCCTTTCGGTGCAATAGAGGCCATTAAGATGGCATATGGGCAGGCCGTGCAAATTCTCGACCCTCCCAAGGATGGATTTGATCTCACTATGAAGATCAATCTAAAGAAGCTTCCGTCAGATGAAG AACAAAGAAATGCTCTTCTGGTGAAAATTGCGTCAGTCAGAGAAGTTGTGCTAGGTGCCCCCTTAAAAGTGCTCCTGAAATATCTCGCAACGAAAACAGTGGCTCCTGATGTGGATCAGCTTGTTGCTCTTGTTCATCGGCCTAATGAATCCTTTTTTCTTGTTCCTCAG GCAGATAAAGTCACTGTTGTTTACCCAATGAGATTCCAGGATTCAACTGATATTGTTTTAGCTACTTCCTTTTTACAG GAATTTGTGGAGGCAAGGCGAACAGCTGCACTAAATAACGCCCCTTCTTGTATGTGGTCAGCGGCCCCTCCTCTTGAGTTAACGGGAGCTCCTCCTGAAACACTAACTGCAAATGCTGGATTTGTTACTTTTG TGGTTTTCCCCCGCCATGTTGAAGGCAAAAAACTGGACAAAACTGTTTGGAGTTTATTGACCTTTCATGCCTATGTCAGTTATCATGTAAAG TGCTCCGAAGGATTCATGCATACCAGAATGAGGCGCCGTGTGGAGTCATTGATTCAG GCTTTGGATCGGGCAAAACCAgatgcggagaagaagaagttCGTGCAAGGGAAGTCTTTTAAGAAACTG AGTTTGAAAGAAACAAGCTACACTTGA
- the LOC109716911 gene encoding isocitrate dehydrogenase [NADP], producing the protein MAFEKIKVENPIVEMDGDEMTRVFWKSIKEKLIFPFLDLDIKYYDLGLPNRDATDDKVTIESAEATLKYNVAIKCATITPDEARVKEFGLKSMWKSPNGTIRNILNGTVFREPIICKNIPRLVPGWTKPICIGRHAFGDQYRATDTVIKGPGKLKLVFEGHEEHVELEVFNFTGVGGVAISMYNTDESIHAFAEASMATAYQKKWPLYLSTKNTILKKYDGRFKDIFQEVYEKEWKSRFEAAGIWYEHRLIDDMVAYALKSEGGYVWACKNYDGDVQSDFLAQGFGSLGLMTSVLVCPDGKTIEAEAAHGTVTRHYRVHQKGGETSTNSIASIFAWSRGLAHRAKLDNNARLLDFTEKLEAACVGAVESGKMTKDLALLVHGSSVTRSHYLNTEEFIDTVADELRARLSGK; encoded by the exons ATGGCGTTCGAGAAGATCAAGGTGGAGAACCCGATCGTGGAGATGGACG GGGATGAAATGACCCGAGTCTTCTGGAAATCTATTAAGGAAAAG CTTATTTTCCCATtcttggacttggacattaaaTATTATGACTTGGGCCTTCCCAATCGTGATGCTACAGATGATAAAGTTACAATAGAAAGTGCGGAGGCTACTCTTAA GTATAATGTCGCAATCAAATGTGCAACAATTACTCCAG ATGAAGCTCGCGTTAAGGAATTTGGCTTGAAGTCCATGTGGAAAAGCCCAAATGGGACAATCAGGAACATCCTTAATG GCACAGTATTTAGAGAGCCAATTATCTGTAAAAACATCCCAAGGCTTGTTCCAG GATGGACTAAACCCATATGCATTGGAAGGCATGCTTTCGGTGATCAGTATCGAGCAACTGATACAGTTATTAAAGGGCCTGGCAAGCTTAAATTAGTATTCG AGGGACATGAAGAGCATGTCGAGCTAGAGGTCTTTAACTTCACGGGTGTTGGAGGGGTTGCCATATCTATGTACAATACTGATGAG TCCATCCATGCCTTTGCGGAGGCTTCAATGGCCACTGCTTACCAGAAGAAGTGGCCACTGTATCTGAGCACCAAAAATACAATTTTGAAGAAGTACGATGGAAG ATTTAAGGACATATTCCAGGAGGTTTACGAGAAGGAGTGGAAGTCCAGGTTTGAAGCTGCAGGAATATG GTACGAGCACCGTCTTATTGATGACATGGTTGCCTATGCACTTAAGAGTGAAGGTGGTTATGTATGGGCTTGCAAGAACTATGATGGAGATGTGCAGAGCGATTTCTTAGCTCAAG GTTTTGGTTCTTTGGGTTTGATGACATCTGTCCTG GTGTGCCCTGATGGTAAAACCATTGAAGCCGAAGCTGCTCACGGCACAGTAACCCGTCATTATCGAGTTCACCAAAAAGGAGGCGAAACTAGTACTAATAGCATTGCGTCAATCTTTGCCTGGTCAAGGGGGCTTGCACACAG GGCAAAGCTAGATAACAATGCTAGACTACTTGATTTCACTGAAAAGCTCGAAGCTGCATGCGTCGGGGCTGTCGAGTCTGGGAAAATGACCAAGGATCTCGCTCTTCTCGTTCATGGATCCAG CGTCACCAGAAGCCATTATCTGAATACTGAGGAGTTCATCGACACTGTAGCTGATGAGTTGAGAGCGAGACTCTCGGGAAAATGA